The genomic interval TCTTGTATGCTTCATAATATTGAGATCACAGACATTCATACAATCTCTGTGCGATGtgcattacacaagtctggaatgatgGCTTAAAAAAAGCGAAGAAGCCTTAACTTCAATATTGTCAGAAGAAGTGTCAACtcgagtttgcaaaaaagtacaaaaaaagtggacagtagatgGAAAAAGGGTGATTTGGATTCatgagacaaaagtcaatagactgggctgtGATgtgtgcaaatgggtctggaagaaacaagggacaAAGGGGGCTAAAggattgagaaattgaaggaactctcaagtttggtggaggatgcCTAATGATATAGGGTTGTTTCACAGTCAAAGGTGTTGAAtaggatcgatggtggtctcaatgctgagctatatgtgaataTCCTACACTATCATACACTCGATTACTATGGCTATGAAAAGGATGatatagtgttccagcaggacatcAACTCAAATCATACATcaagattagcaaagaaatggttcaatggcaATGAAGTAGAGGTACTGGATTGGCCCTCACAGTCATCTGATCTCAACCCAATCCAACCTATTGCTTGTAGAGTGAGCCGAACACTATGCACCAACATCGAGAACGTGTTGAAAAGACCTAGGATCAGAGTTTGGTCGAGACATGCTTGAATATGACCAACAACATGCCCAGAAGAATttagggaaaaatatgcaaatcttttttccaagatgtaactaggaagagggcagcaaacagaggcactgttttcctatttacatcttggaaaacagatttgcatatttttcccataatcccccaatggagctaaaaaggcttttttttgtaggtctccatacgcctgtgaaggtacTCTCTCCTTAAAGAGTGATGTTATCCACAGAACCAGAAaaattcaggcagtgttgaaagccaaaggtggatttacaaaatactaataaaaaataaaaatttagatttttagtagagatgagcgagtactatttggatcagccgatccgaacagcacgctccatagaaatgaatggatgcacctggtacttccgctttgacagtggctggccgcttaaccccccgcgtgccagctacgtccattcatttctatgcgagcgtgctgttcagatcggctgatccgaacagtactcgctcatctctaatttttaggaTCAAACAGtaaaatgcagttacatgacaagaatctgcataattaatcatatgctaaatagttacaagacAAATTTATGTGTGAGAAGGTATGTTGGAAAATTGTGCATATTTTTCTtttcaaacaataacatttgtctctcaatataggTCTGAAAGTTATTAACCCTTATAAATACACAGCTCCGTTTAGGATGTACGTGAtatataatgagtagagatgagcgaacaataaaatgttcaaggttcgatattcgtttccagtagcccctcaatattcgactactagaatcgaatatcgaaccctattatagtctatggggggaaaatgctcgtttcaggggtaggcaacgttcgatcaaattatacttaccaagtccacgagtgagggtcgggctggatcctccgagaagtcttctccgtgcagcgtccccgcggcgtcttccggctctgaattcactctgccagtcaccgggactgtgcagagccgactgcgcatgcccgcactacaaagcttgatgcctggcagagtgaattcagagccggaagacgccgcggggaagctgcacggagaagacttctaaagataggagaagaacctagcattcggccattcaatgctggttctgcatcgaacttttccattcgaatagcgaggggTGATCAACAAGACGGACACacaatatgccagtctttatGAATTCCCCTCACTTTTTATTATTTCCAATCAATAGTTATTTAGTTTAAAATGTTTAATGACGTTTAGATCAGATCTAAtaagtataatataacatttaGGAATAAATATTAACCCCAGTAATCCAGCACTAGACGTGAGGATAGCAAATATCTCAACCGCCACAACATATTTCCCTTTGCTGCTCAGATAAGCTGGTATAAAGGATATCCAGACACTGCAAAACACTAACATACTGAATGTAATAAATTTGGCTTCATTGAAAATATCGGGTAAATTCCGAGCTAAAAAAGCAATGATGAAACTGGCAATGGCTAAGAATCCCATATATCCTAGAACACAATACAGTCCAAAGGAACCCTCCTTACATTCAGCCAATATCCTCTCAATGTCATCATCCATGTTATAATATGGGAACGGTGGAGATTTCCCAAGCCAAATACCGCATATTATAACTTGGAACATTGTACAAAGTAAGACAATACAGTTGGGCCATCGGGATTTGATCCAGTTATTTAATTTACTTCCTGGTCTGGTGGCATGGAAAGCAGTAACAACTAATATGGTTTTGGCCAAGATGGAGGATACGGCCATGGAGAATGTAATTCCGAACACTGCCTGTCTAAGAAGACATGTCACATTGTTAGGAAGACCGATGAATAATAATGGACACAGAAAACACATCTTGAGGGATAGAAGGAGGATATAGCTGAGATCTCTATTGTTAGCTTTTACAACTGGAGTGTCTCTGTATTTGATAAATGTCATTGTAACTAAACAAGTCAGGAGAAATAATACGACTGATACAAGAAGCAAACATATTCCAAGAGGTTCCTCGTAATATAAGTATATTAGGACCTTAGGAACGCACGCTACTTTTTCTTTATTCGGCCATTCAGTTATTGGGCATTTGGAACATTTATCCACATCTGAAAATATATAATaacattatttattaattttcagTAACAATAATGACTGACTAATATGTTTTgacgttattaaaaaaaaatgcaagaaaaattaTACATAGGTTGTAGGTTCTGGCGTGAGGTAGGCCGGAGGCCTCCACTAGAGTTTGCGGAGGTTCCGGTTTTCCCCTGGCGCCGGAGCCTGCACTTCCGGGGTTAGGGGATTAGCGGCGGGGCTGAGgatatttaggcctcattttgcTCCTGGCCCGCCGCTGGTTATTCATGTTACCGCAGCATCAGCTCCCTAAAGATACCTTCCTGCCTGGCTCCTGTCCCTGCTATTCCTGTACCTTCTGcctgtgtatgacctggcttgctttacagacctcctctccgtgatcctgatttggctactcctttgaccttctgtgtatgaccttttggctgtctcctgacctcccttttggatcttGATTTGGCTACCctgctgacctcctgtgtatgacccggctgtCCTGACTTTGCTGCTGCCTCTTCCCTCTGCTACCTTGTGACTTCCAGTTGACAACTCGGTTTGCCTGACTACGGATTTACTTCCTTGGCTTCTGCATGTCTTCCTTGGTCTACCTTCCTACCATCCTGAACCCACCTGCTCTTCCGAACTTCACTCCAAGGTTAGTGTCTGTGTACTTCTGGGTCCTCTTCCTTGGGGTTAGCTGGGTGTGTGtcactctctgggcagttgcggatctgggccttggacttttaccaagtcccactccaccatcaggagctctggtaaaGAACTCTGGGGCCTGTTTCCACTCCGGTtgggagagcgtagcacacccaggactgttttacCTCaacgcttggggattctagtttccCTAGACGTTACAGAGTTGTTTGTTTCATTAGGTTCCTAACAGAATGTTTTTCTTTCTAGAATAGTTACTAAAAATTCAGTAGTCCCATCTCCTCCCCAACAGAGAAGATCTTCTCAAAGATCAAAAGAAAGTGAATTAACAGCAACATAATGCCAAGTGACAGAATTATCTGAAATATTTGTCTTCTACTATAAACTCCAATATAATGACAAGGAAGGGAACAGCTGTGCGCACACAACTAGAATCCCCCCTAACATGTTGTACTGCATGATTTGTGTTGGTAAGTACAAAACTTCATTCACCCCTGATAACACTTTTGTCCCCCAGGAGCACTGACTTCACTCAGATTCTACTAGTTCAGCAGAATATGGCTGCATCTGATCACACTATAAGGCCCACAGAAATCTAATCTAAGGAaaatgcttttttaaaaaaaatttcatccaATGTGATTTCACTGGCAAGGCAGGTTTGACGCAAATTATTATAAGAACATACACATTGAATATGGCTGCACCAGTCTCTTgttctttggggtttttttttaatgtagattgtaagccccacatagggctccaaatgtacattttttttccttatcagtatgtctttagagtatgggatggaaattcacgcaaacacagggaaaacatacaaactccttgcagacattcttttttttgctcttggcaggattcaaacccaggactccagcgctgcaaggctgtagtgctaaccactgagccaccattctgCAAGCTTCTAGCTTTCTGTGTGTTAAGATACATttgaagggaatctgtcaccagaacccagcatatcactctaaACACACAAACAGATAGCTATCACCTAAAACCTATTCTGTTTTCCCATTGAGCttgagctgtttggagcaatgctCTATCTCAgaggtagggaatgtacggctctccagctgttgcaaaactacaactcccagcttgcatacttgctctgtttttcttggaacttccatggaagtgaatggagaatgttgggagttgtagttttacagcagctacccctgctctatctggtcgggatccctgtcagcttgcgatattcgcgagttgactttttcccataggaatgcattgaccagcattgattggccgaatgccatacagagtacagcattcggtcaatcaacgctggttctgccggaggctcatctgtgaggaggcagagtctaagatcggaccagaatggagactgctgtggaccgatcttagactccgcctcctccggcagaatcagcgttgattggccgaatgctgtatggcattcggccaatcaatgctggtcaatgcattcctatgccgagatgtagcggagctggctgtgcgctcaccatgactacaccggagatgcagccaagctgagcgcacgaccaGCATTGCTACACCGGGGAtgaatcagagatgtagcagagctgagtgtgcgctgaaccctgctgcacactcagctctgcggcATCAGAGATGtacagtagcagagctgagtgtgcgctcgaGCCCTGCTGCACtctcagctcttctgcatctcagatgtagcagagatgagtgtgtgctgaacccagctgcacactcagctctgttataTCTCTtatgcagaagagctgagtgtgcagcagtgttcagtgcacactcagctctgctgaatctctgctgcagcagagcggagtgtgcagcagggtgcagcgcacactgagctctgctacatctctggtgtagtagagcttagcgCATGTccggctctgcttcatctccggtgtggCAGAGCTctccgtgcgctgagctcggttgcatctccagagtagccgagctcagcgcacggccagctgtgcgtcatctccagtgtagcagtgctggtcgtgtcctcagctcagctgcatcccTGGTGTAGCCCAGCAGAGCACTCGGCCAGCTCCACTACATCTcagcataagaatgcattgactagcgttgattggccgaatgccatacagagtacagcattcggccaatcaaagctggttctgccagaggaggcggagcctaagattggtccacagcagtttccattctggtccgatcttaaactccgcctcctcacagacgagcctccagcagaaccagtgttgattggccgaatgctgtactctgtatggcattcggccaatcaacgctggtcaatgcattcctatgggaaaaagtcagcttgcgcatatcgcaagctgacagggatcccgacgtaatacagtgacttgggcatgatagatgcccccagacatgcttcccctgctgtcccagttgcattccagggtgttggcatcatttcctggggtgtcatagtggacttggtgactctccagagTCAAAgaatgggatcccctgaaacgaagcattttttccccatagactataatggggttcgatattcgttcgaatagtcgaatattgaggcgctattcgaaacgaatatcaaatattttactgttcgctcatctctattctttatttttttatttttttgctagagACTGCAACCAATGGAGTCTTAGCCTTTATGAGGATCTAGTTGGGGGGAAAAAGTGAAACATTGTTTTGAAGGGATTGCTATAGAATAAAGATTTATAGGTTTATAATATAggaatacatatatttattttattatttttacacaaTGGCTATATTTTTCTAGAATTATGGTTACTATATTGAATAGAGAGTTAAGATACTACAGAGACAATATTTGACAATTTGTAATTCTAGTTCACTTACTTGTCTCATTTGAAACCTCCCCATCTGAGCAGGGGACACATCTATAACAACAAGATGAATAGGGCTCTTTTGGTGATTTTCTATAGCCAGGGAAGCAAATTGTGCTGCATGTTGAACGTGGAGTCTATGAAGAGAGAGGAAATGGAAACAAGTTTGGGGTGAATTGACTTAAAGAAGAACTCCAATTATAAACtgactttgcataaatgaacagTTCAAGTAAATATAACAAACTTTATGATATATCTTAATAAATAaatgtgtttccttctccacttatcaggttgagttactgtaacatctctgcctgttcgggcctctgcgccaccctctgctcgcgtgctgcggcgcaggaggcgtgtgcagtttgataatctgcttaaagtttttagttgcactgtgtgaactcagctctagttctgtgattgcatttgcaccacacccgtctcctgccaatgttgcctctgtccattaagtgtttgattttgtcttgcctatgATTGACaactttccttcctatcaggttcagggcgggttcttcctcccctatttagtcttggctcacagtcacactggtgccggttattgcctcttgcttgctggtttttcttgctgttatattacttgtattctaatccttgacctctggcttccctactgacaattcttttggactctgatttggcactgcatcgctctcttgttaccgaaccctggctagctgacctccctttgttgttgttcgtcttgtctgcgttttgtgtttcacgtattcagggagggactgtcttcgtggttgtcgcctattacctaggatagggtctggcaataggaagggaaactggggggtttcagcttagggttcactgtctcttgtgccccatcccagggtttaaacagttactgagaattgctgtcctagcaattcccttacagttacCTTTTTACATTAGTCTATAGGGAGGGGACAGAAGGGGAGACTGCTGGAAATGAAACTCAAATAACTTTAGATACCCCTTAGCAAATTTTGTTCATGACCCTCTTCA from Leptodactylus fuscus isolate aLepFus1 chromosome 7, aLepFus1.hap2, whole genome shotgun sequence carries:
- the LOC142213364 gene encoding vomeronasal type-2 receptor 26-like, yielding MKVLARDPLPLFRAITPPIYQTPRSTCSTICFPGYRKSPKEPYSSCCYRCVPCSDGEVSNETNVDKCSKCPITEWPNKEKVACVPKVLIYLYYEEPLGICLLLVSVVLFLLTCLVTMTFIKYRDTPVVKANNRDLSYILLLSLKMCFLCPLLFIGLPNNVTCLLRQAVFGITFSMAVSSILAKTILVVTAFHATRPGSKLNNWIKSRWPNCIVLLCTMFQVIICGIWLGKSPPFPYYNMDDDIERILAECKEGSFGLYCVLGYMGFLAIASFIIAFLARNLPDIFNEAKFITFSMLVFCSVWISFIPAYLSSKGKYVVAVEIFAILTSSAGLLGLIFIPKCYIILIRSDLNVIKHFKLNNY